A window from Manis javanica isolate MJ-LG chromosome 10, MJ_LKY, whole genome shotgun sequence encodes these proteins:
- the LOC108389130 gene encoding keratin, type II cytoskeletal 6A yields MTTRSTMSSQSRSQRGFTTSSATVPGVCGSGFSSMSVSRSRGSGGLGGVCGGAGFGSRSLYSLGGSRRISTGVGSYAISGGYGGRAAGGYGFAGGVGSGYGFGGGAGGGFGLGGGAGFAGGYGGPGFPVCPPGGIQEVTINQNLLTPLNLQIDPTIQRVRTEEREQIKTLNNKFASFIDKVRFLEQQNKVLDTKWTLLQEQGTKTVRQNLEPLFEQYINNLRRQLENILRERTHLDSELRSMQDVVEDYKNKYEDEINKRTAAENEFVTLKKDVDAAYMNKVELQAKVDSLTDETNFLRAFYEAELAQMQTHISDTSVVLSMDNNRNLDLDSIIAEVKAQYEEIAQRSRAEAESWYQTKYEELQVTAGRHGDDLRNTKHEISELNRMIQRLRSEIDHIKKQCANLQAAIADAEQRGEMALKDAKNKLAELEDALQKAKQDMARLLKDYQELMNVKLALDVEIATYRKLLEGEECRLNGEGIGQVNISVVQSTVSSGYGSASGAGSGLGVGGGVGYSYGSGPSLRGGFSSGSGRGIGGGLSSTGGSSSTIKYTTSSSSRKSYQH; encoded by the exons ATGACTACCAGGTCCACCATGAGTAGCCAAAGCAGAAGCCAACGCGGCTTCACTACCAGCTCAGCCACAGTCCCCGGGGTCTGTGGCTCTGGCTTCAGCAGCATGTCCGTATCCCGATCCAGGGGCAGCGGTGGCCTCGGTGGAGTGTGTGGGGGAGCTGGCTTTGGGAGTCGCAGCCTCTACAGCCTGGGGGGCTCCAGGAGGATCTCCACTGGCGTGGGCAGCTATGCCATTAGTGGCGGATATGGTGGCAGAGCTGCAGGAGGCTATGGCTTTGCAGGTGGAGTCGGGAGTGGATACGGTTTCGGCGGTGGAGCTGGTGGTGGCTTTGGGCTTGGTGGTGGCGCTGGCTTTGCTGGAGGGTATGGGGGCCCTGGCTTCCCTGTATGTCCCCCTGGAGGCATCCAAGAGGTCACCATCAACCAGAATCTCCTCACTCCTCTGAACCTGCAAATCGACCCCACCATCCAGCGGGTGAGGACTGAGGAGCGGGAGCAGATCAAGACCCTCAACAACAAGTTTGCCTCCTTCATCGACAAG GTGCGGTTCCTGGAGCAGCAGAACAAGGTCCTGGACACCAAGTGGACCCTGCTGCAGGAGCAGGGAACCAAGACTGTGAGGCAGAACCTGGAGCCTCTGTTCGAGCAGTACATCAACAACCTCAGGAGACAGCTGGAGAACATCCTGAGGGAGCGAACCCACCTGGACTCGGAGCTGAGGAGCATGCAGGACGTGGTGGAGGACTACAAGAACAA ATATGAAGATGAAATCAACAAGCGCACAGCAGCAGAGAACGAATTTGTGACTCTGAAGAAG GATGTGGATGCTGCCTACATGAATAAAGTTGAACTGCAAGCCAAGGTAGACTCTCTGACAGATGAGACCAACTTCTTGAGAGCCTTCTATGAAGCA GAACTGGCTCAGATGCAAACCCACATCTCAGACACATCCGTGGTCCTGTCCATGGACAACAACCGCAACCTGGACCTGGACAGCATCATCGCCGAGGTCAAGGCCCAGTACGAGGAGATCGCCCAGAGGAGCCGGGCTGAGGCTGAGTCCTGGTACCAGACCAAG TATGAGGAGCTGCAGGTCACAGCTGGCAGACACGGGGATGACCTGCGCAACACCAAGCACGAGATTTCTGAGCTCAACCGCATGATCCAGAGGCTGAGATCCGAGATCGACCACATCAAGAAACAG TGTGCCAACCTGCAGGCCGCCATTGCTGATGCTGAGCAGCGTGGAGAGATGGCCCTCAAGGATGCCAAGAATAAGCTGGCTGAGCTGGAGGACGCCCTACAGAAGGCCAAGCAGGACATGGCCCGGCTGCTGAAGGACTACCAGGAGCTGATGAATGTCAAGCTGGCCCTGGACGTGGAGATTGCTACCTACAGGAAGCTGCTGGAGGGCGAGGAGTGCAG GCTGAATGGGGAAGGCATCGGACAAGTCAACATCT CCGTGGTGCAGTCCACTGTCTCCAGTGGCTACGGCAGCGCCAGTGGCGCCGGCAGCGGCCTGGGTGTGGGCGGAGGCGTGGGCTACTCCTATGGCAGTGGTCCCAGCCTCAGAGGTGGCTTCAGTTCCGGCAGCGGCAGAGGCATCGGGGGTGGTCTGAGCTCCACTGGAGGCAGCAGCTCTACCATCAAGTATACCACTTCATCCTCCAGCAGGAAGAGCTACCAGCACTGA
- the LOC108401981 gene encoding LOW QUALITY PROTEIN: keratin, type II cytoskeletal 75-like (The sequence of the model RefSeq protein was modified relative to this genomic sequence to represent the inferred CDS: inserted 1 base in 1 codon; deleted 2 bases in 1 codon; substituted 1 base at 1 genomic stop codon) has protein sequence MSRQSTITFQTNSCRGFSAALATTPAAGHFRFSSISGAHSSGGRGGLARMGTLGTGFGSHSLYNLGGTKRVSNGGCVSSFRSGFGGRAGSGLGVSSGFGYGRGAGGDYGASGFPVCXPGGIQEVTVNQSLLIPLNLQIDPTIQKVRKEEREQIKTLNNKFASFIDKVRFPQQKNKVLETKWELLQEQGSKAMRQSLEPFFDAYIHDLRRQLDSVPTERGRLDTELRNMQDVVEDFKVRYEDEINKRTVAENEFVALKKDADAAYVDKVELESRVNSLTDEINFLWMIFEAELSQMQTQVSNTSMVLSMDNNCSLDLDSIIAEVKAQYKDIANCSQVEAESWYQTKYEELQVTAGRHGDDLCNTKQEISEMNWMIQRLRAKINSVKKQCSSLQMAIADAEQHGELALKDAXAKLVDLEEALKKAKQDMAPLLQEYQELMNVKLALGMEIATYQKLLEGEEGR, from the exons ATGTCCAGGCAGTCCACTATCACTTTCCAGACCAACAGCTGCAGGGGCTTCAGCGCAGCTTTGGCCACCACCCCAGCTGCTGGACACTTCCGCTTCAGCTCCATCTCTGGGGCCCACTCCTCAGGGGGCCGTGGAGGGCTGGCAAGGATGGGCACCCTGGGGACTGGCTTTGGAAGCCACAGCCTCTACAACCTGGGGGGCACCAAGCGGGTCTCCAATGGTGGGTGTGTGAGCAGCTTTCGAAGTGGCTTTGGTGGCAGGGCTGGCAGCGGGTTAGGGGTCAGCAGTGGGTTTGGCtatgggagaggagctggaggGGACTATGGGGCCTCTGGCTTCCCCGTCT CCCCTGGAGGCATCCAAGAGGTCACTGTCAACCAGAGTCTCCTGATTCCCCTCAACCTGCAAATTGACCCCACCATCCAGAAGGTGCGGAAAGAGGAGCGGGAGCAGATCAAGACCCTCAACAACAAGTTTGCCTCCTTCATCGACAAG GTGCGGTTCCCGCAGCAGAAGAACAAGGTCCTGGAGACGAAGTGGGAGCTCCTTCAGGAGCAGGGCTCCAAGGCCatgaggcagagcctggagccctTCTTTGATGCCTACATCCATGACCTCCGCCGGCAGCTGGACAGCGTCCCCACTGAGAGG GGCAGGCTGGACACTGAGCTGAGGAACATGCAGGATGTCGTGGAAGATTTCAAAGTCAG GTACGAGGATGAAATCAACAAGCGCACTGTGGCTGAGAATGAGTTTGTGGCCCTCAAAAAG GATGCAGACGCTGCCTATGTGGACAAGGTGGAGCTGGAGTCCAGGGTCAACTCTCTGACTGATGAGATCAACTTCTTATGGATGATCTTTGAGGCA GAGCTGTCCCAGATGCAGACCCAGGTCAGCAACACCTCCATGGTCCTGTCCATGGACAACAACTGCAGCCTGGACCTGGACAGCATAATCGCCGAGGTCAAGGCCCAGTACAAGGACATTGCCAACTGCAGCCAGGTTGAGGCCGAGTCCTGGTACCAGACTAAG TACGAGGAACTGCAGGTCACAGCGGGTAGACATGGTGATGATCTCTGCAATACTAAACAAGAGATCTCTGAGATGAACTGGATGATTCAGAGGCTGAGAGCCAAGATCAACAGTGTCAAGAAGCAG TGCTCCAGCCTGCAAATGGCCATTGCTGATGCAGAACAGCATGGAGAGCTGGCCCTTAAGGATGCATGAGCCAAGCTGGTGGACCTGGAGGAGGCCCTGAAGAAGGCCAAGCAGGACATGGCCCCGCTGCTGCAGGAGTACCAGGAGCTGATGAATGTCAAGCTAGCCTTGGGCATGGAGATCGCCACCTACCAGAAGCTGCTGGAGGGCGAGGAGGGCAGGTGA